The following coding sequences are from one Acipenser ruthenus chromosome 7, fAciRut3.2 maternal haplotype, whole genome shotgun sequence window:
- the LOC131737499 gene encoding zinc finger protein 189-like — protein MESVYIKQEEVQELVPVCIKQEMPELDPVHIKEEETELEPVHIKEEETELEPVHIKEETELEPVHIKEEIELEPVHIKEEETELEPVHVKEEETELEPVHMEEEETELEPVHIKEEETELEPVHIKEEETELESVHIKEEETELDPVHIKEEETELQPVYIDEESIDFFKDSESISRPEISYQCTECEKSFSRLVSLQTHQLIHTEEKLYHCNECGKSFSLSGNLKAHQRIHTGEKPYKCTECGKSFSQLGNLKRHQRIHTGEKPYHCTECWKSFRRLGVLKTHQRIHT, from the coding sequence ATggagtctgtttacattaaacaggaggaggttcAGGAATTGGTACCtgtctgcattaaacaggagatgcctgaactggatcctgtccacattaaagaagaggaaactgaactggagcctgtccacattaaagaggaggagactgaactggagcctgtccacattaaagaagagactgaactggagcctgttcacattaaagaagagattgaactggagcctgtccacattaaagaagaagagactgaactggagcctgtccacgttaaagaagaggagactgaactggagcctgtccatatggaagaagaggagactgaactggagcctgtccacattaaagaggaagagactgaactggagcctgtccacattaaagaagaagagactgaactggagtctgtccacattaaagaagaggagactgaactggatcctgtccacattaaagaagaggagactgaactgcagcCTGTCTACATTGACGAGGAGTCTATTGACTTTTTTAAGGATTCAGAAAGCATATCCCGGCCAGAGATATcatatcaatgtactgaatgtgagAAGAGCTTCAGTCGGTTAGTAAGTCTACAAAcacaccagctaattcacactGAAGAGAAGCTGtatcactgtaatgaatgtggaaagagcttcagtCTGTCAGGAAACCTAAAggcacaccagcgcattcacacgggagagaagccatataagtgtactgaatgtggaaagagctttAGTCAGTTAGGCAATCTAAAacgacaccagcgaattcacactggagagaagccgtatcactgtactgaatgctgGAAGAGCTTCAGACGGTTAGGAgtccttaaaacacaccagcgaattcacacttgA